The Cyclopterus lumpus isolate fCycLum1 chromosome 12, fCycLum1.pri, whole genome shotgun sequence genome window below encodes:
- the nup214 gene encoding nuclear pore complex protein Nup214 isoform X5 — protein MSDDTDSPPEREMKDFQFRQMKKTRVFDPAEDLPRERSSLLTISNKFGLTFVGLDRTFKVYQTQDILSADTFDGKANEIVEGIAALAEVTVDLALHHLALSSDELTLSVCGMSEGAGLFLTFYDVRIFVNKSRPQKLPFASLLPAVPPGTVVQDLKWNPGHASVLAVCLSDGRMMILDVTDSVKVYAELPASSGITCICWSPKGKQVAAGKMNSSVSQYTPALEEKKIIPCPHFYTSDQPVKVLDVLWLRTFVFAVVYAAADGSLETPPELVLISLPKKDERVETKYLNFSDTVYGSCTERQHHYFLNHVEDWDLVFAASAASIEVSVIAARQEDKIWELWILEDASRAELPVTETNEDTLPLGLAIDYTSQHEIHITEEKTLPPAPTMLMLSTEGILCPFALLNLNPGVKQLISAPTVLSLEGERLPKPGSLAPQPPKLAATFPSALATFPNLGFTSAVASTPLAPAASSSAAPFSMVPTAPATSMASSSGFSFSVPTTCATSAPPPFSMAVPTPFGSGSLGFSFASKPPPSDTPSAFSFTPSIKPSAVAAPVPAPTPQSVATASPSTVKLNLNERFSALETPAPSPQSFSFNSSLSKTVAPSGLTAPPLSATKPPAVLAPVRPVQTSTPATVVQKPAHAAQGRVQTPQQAAVGVKTMEKQFQQKKDSDPIMAGILEEIAHFQKELDDLKARSARADFKVGTIEEMKALRKESEDLHIFTLEIKETTESLHGDIGTLKTTLLEGFAGAEEAKAQSELSRDKNYRQLLYKKSLDPRSEDQLKEIRRLYQYVTFAVEDVNDVLDVEWEKHLEKKKKQKHMAVPGREGLFTTLANNLYIINQQKNKLDQLIKQLTSLRLYNKTTPPTINHSTATETSAGLESELESLRVALLKARLDTTPLKTKSKSPAVKISPVKQSQLRNFLSKGQMPPVRSTAPANLSRSAFLSPKYYEDLDDVSSTSSLSQSLEPRPADLEEEEEEELLPEPIPLMAIPPALSNPRHSTVVRTPSIHPGFGAIQSTPKIHSVQGMGFGLSPIASPVPTNKINLCGAESTALATKTVKHGAPPNERAIPVTIPAQQAAATAALRRQMANQKTAVVGTSMTESNLKTVPQVVNVQELKDKGPPMPVSNMSSSIPDPAAPVFATVSSNQAKRIADSFTCEDRPLTTWNPTQGFQKMSTESTTNPQTGFVFGQSPKTDASVAPAFSADQSTSKGFSFASGSGGFSFASVTQGVGMSQVKDVNKFSFGGTSKIMFTQTGEESFALTPISTSPALGTGSPTQPSNSSSDKLASSTSAPRIEPQPLKTIGGETLGSFSGLRVGHGEEAKDSDTKPASGSFSFGETALNGGKGVAQFSFASGLQKSAEDSPAADLSKGAVSGSLFKPPEPSPKQAFSVPQSSSIASASPTSFGSLLAASPDSSEEPKVSPQPSEPPPPLENKPATGPVVESASPLVVSEPAARITAVTVPAPTPVPLLTTTAPTANFSPSVNAPTEATTPAPASAAPTIEATPDGTTSIAPVPTPAVATPAVAPVSQVAPIAFQVPSFDKPGSIFTQPAPATTDSSSLGIIPVVSTVAATATTPTTEVYGTATTAGGTVFGQLVASPAPAPPSDPASTGFGSTAFGASTGTGFGKSVFGQVSGFGQPASNTEPSSGFSFGQSAFGAGSNSANTVGGAFGAATATNASSFSFGTSSANTASSTGTGLFGQTTAPAFGQSSGFGQGSVFGSNTTTSSSTGFSFGQPSAFGSSAPLPPPAFGQQAGTGSVFGQQQPSSGGTLFGLNPANPAGSPAGGGFFTGLGGKPSEEAANKNPFGTNAPTGGFGQPAQTGTNSLFGSTGAKGFGFGQPSFAEQKASGTFTTGAGSVAAQGFGSFASPTKAGAFGSAPVFGNAPSFGSSQAFGAGAAFGSSPSFPNNMVPSAGKVFGEGTTASSMGGFGFASPPSGPSFGALANQSAPSFGGLAQQGPGFVNQPSSFSGFAQQPQAGGFSGNAFGSTNQSSPQTFASWRS, from the exons ATGAGTGACGACACGGACTCCCCCCCCGAGAGGGAAATGAAG gatTTTCAGTTTCGTCAGATGAAGAAAACAAGAGTCTTTGACCCTGCTGAAGATTTGCCAAGAGAAAGAAGTAGTCTGCTCACCATCTCAAACAAATTTGGTTTAACTTTTGTCGGGCTCGACAGAACATTCAAAGTTTACCAAACTCAAGACATTCTGTCTGCGGATACATTCGACGGCAAAGCCAACGAAATAG TGGAGGGGATCGCAGCATTGGCGGAGGTGACTGTGGATCTGGCACTGCACCACTTGGCTCTCAGTAGTGATGAACTTACCTTGTCAGTATGTGGCATGTCCGAGGGGGCGGGTTTGTTCCTCACGTTCTATGATGTCCGCATCTTCGTGAACAAG TCAAGACCACAGAAGCTACCTTTTGCATCATTGCTGCCAGCAGTACCCCCTGGCACTGTAGTGCAAGACCTGAAGTGGAATCCTGGTCATGCATCCGTTTTggcggtctgtctgtctgacggCCGGATGATGATTTTGGATGTTACTGACAGTGTCAAAGTTTACGCTGAGCTACCAGCTTCAAGTGGCATCACATGTA TATGCTGGAGtccaaaaggaaaacaagtcGCTGCAGGAAAAATGAATTCCTCAGTCAGTCAGTATACACCA GCACTGGAAGAGAAAAAGATTATTCCGTGTCCACACTTCTACACCTCTGACCAACCTGTGAAAG TTCTGGATGTGCTGTGGCTGAGAACCTTTGTGTTTGCAGTGGTATATGCTGCTGCAGATGGGTCCCTTGAGACCCCTCCTGAGCTAGTGTTGATCTCCCTTCCT AAGAAGGATGAGAGGGTGGAGACAAAGTATCTGAACTTTAGTGACACGGTATATGGCAGCTGCACTGAGCGACAACACCACTACTTTCTGAACCACGTAGAAGACTG GGACCTTGTGTTTGCTGCATCAGCGGCTTCCATTGAAGTCAGTGTAATAGCCGCCAGACAAGAGGACAAG ATCTGGGAGCTCTGGATCCTGGAAGATGCGAGTAGGGCTGAGCTTCCAGTGACTGAGACAAATGAAGACACTCTGCCCCTTGGCTTAGCCATAGACTACACCAGCCAGCATGAGATCCACATCA CTGAGGAGAAGACCTTGCCTCCAGCACCCACGATGCTGATGCTTTCCACAGAGGGAATACTCTGCCCCTTTGCTCTGCTCAACCTCAATCCGGGGGTTAAGCAACTGATCTCAGCTCCCACTGTACTCTCCTTGGAGGGGGAGAGACTGCCCAAGCCAG GTTCTTTGGCACCCCAACCACCCAAACTTGCTGCCACCTTCCCATCTGCCCTAGCAACATTCCCAAACCTCGGTTTTACTTCGGCAGTGGCTTCCACCCCTCTAGCCCCTGCTGCATCTTCCTCTGCTGCCCCATTCAGCATGGTTCCCACAGCTCCTGCGACGTCCATGGCATCATCATCGGGCTTCAGTTTCTCGGTCCCAACTACATGCGCcacctctgctcctccaccgtTCTCCATGGCGGTGCCCACACCTTTTGGCTCAGGGTCCCTTGGCTTTTCCTTTGCCTCCAAACCTCCTCCCTCTGACACTCCTTCAGCGTTTTCTTTTACCCCTTCGATCAAACCATCTGCGGTGGCAGCCCCAGTTCCAGCTCCAACACCCCAGAGCGTTGCCACTGCCTCCCCATCAACAGTAAAACTTAATCTAAATGAGAG GTTTTCAGCACTGGAGACCCCAGCACCATCCCCACAGTCTTTCTCCTTCAATTCCTCGCTGTCCAAAACAGTTGCTCCTAGTGGTTTGACGGCCCCTCCACTCTCAGCCACTAAGCCACCTGCTGTATTGG CCCCAGTGCGTCCAGTTCAAACCAGCACACCAGCCACAGTCGTCCAGAAACCTGCTCATGCTGCCCAGGGTCGTGTCCAAACTCCACAG CAGGCAGCTGTTGGTGTGAAGACCATGGAGAAGCAGTTCCAGCAAAAGAAAGACTCTGATCCCATTATGGCTGGTATACTGGAAGAG ATTGCACATTTTCAGAAGGAGTTGGATGATCTTAAAGCACGAAGCGCGAGAGCTGACTTCAAGGTTGGCACCATTGAAGAGATGAAGGCATTAAGGAAGGAGTCGGAGGACCTCCATATTTTCACTCTGGAGATCAAGGAAACAACAGAG TCTCTCCATGGGGACATTGGGACACTGAAGACCACCTTACTGGAGGGCTTTGCTGGGGCAGAAGAAGCCAAGGCCCAGAGTGAGCTGAGCAGAGACAAAAATTACAGACAGCTGCTGTACAAAAAATCTCTGGACCCCCGCAGCGAGGATCAGCTCAAG GAGATTCGCAGGCTCTATCAGTATGTTACGTTTGCTGTGGAAGATGTCAATGACGTGTTGGATGTGGAATGGGAGAAACAccttgagaagaagaaaaagcagaa ACACATGGCCGTGCCGGGACGTGAGGGTCTGTTCACCACACTGGCCAACAACCTGTACATTATCAACCAACAGAAGAACAAATTGGACCAGTTGATTAAGCAACTCACTTCACTGCGCCTCTACAACAAGACTACCCCTCCAACGATAAACCACAGCACTGCTACTGAAACATCTGCTGG TTTGGAAAGCGAGCTTGAGAGTTTAAGGGTCGCACTCCTGAAAGCCAGGCTGGACACCACCCCGCTTAAAACCAAATCAAAGTCTCCAG CCGTCAAGATCTCACCAGTGAAACAGTCCCAGCTGCGTAACTTCCTCTCAAAGGGACAGATGCCTCCTGTCCGCTCAACTGCACCAG CCAACCTGTCTCGCTCGGCCTTCCTCTCACCTAAATACTACGAGGACTTGGATGATGTGAGCTCTACGTCCTCCCTGTCCCAGTCCCTGGAGCCTCGCCCAGCTGacttggaggaggaagaggaggaggaacttCTGCCAGAACCCATTCCCCTTATGGCCATCCCTCCAGCATTATCCAACCCCCGCCACTCCACAGTTGTGAGGACCCCCTCTATCCATCCTGGCTTCGGGGCCATCCAGTCAACCCCAAAAATTCACTCGGTACAGGGTATGGGCTTTGGACTCAGCCCTATTGCCAGCCCTG TTCCAACCAATAAGATCAACCTCTGCGGGGCTGAAAGCACTGCTCTTGCCACAAAAACAGTAAAACATGGAGCCCCACCAAATGAGAGGGCCATCCCTGTCACCATCCCAGCCCAGCAGGCTGCAGCCACCGCTGCTCTACGAAGGCAGATGGCCAATCAGAAGACGG CTGTGGTCGGTACTTCCATGACGGAGTCCAATTTGAAGACGGTTCCTCAGGTGGTCAATGTCCAGGAGCTTAAGGACAAAGGGCCTCCAATGCCGGTTTCCAATAtgag CTCATCAATACCAGATCCAGCAGCCCCGGTCTTTGCAACTGTTTCTTCCAACCAGGCCAAACGA ATTGCTGACAGTTTTACATGCGAAGACAGACCACTAACTACATGG AATCCTACCCAAGGTTTCCAGAAGATGTCCACAGAAAGCACAACCAACCCACAAACGGGCTTCGTGTTTG GTCAATCGCCCAAAACGGATGCATCAGTGGCTCCTGCTTTCTCCGCAGACCAAAGCACCAGCAAAGGTTTCTCCTTTGCATCAGG GTCTGGAGGCTTCAGTTTTGCTTCTGTTACTCAGGGAGTTGGAATGTCACAAG TGAAAGATGTGAATAAATTCTCCTTCGGTGGAACTAGCAAGATTATGTTTACCCAGACTGGAGAAGAGTCTTTCGCCCTCACCCCAATATCCACCTCCCCTGCTCTTGGCACAGGGTCTCCCACTCAGCCTTCAAACTCATCAAGTGATAAACTTGCCTCTTCCACATCGGCCCCCAGGATAGAGCCACAGCCGCTTAAGACAATTGGAGGAGAGACTCTGGGCAGTTTCTCTGGACTACGTGTGGGCCACGGAGAAGAGGCTAAAGATTCAGACACCAAACCTGCTTCTGGCTCATTTAGTTTTGGGGAAACTGCACTTAATGGAGGCAAGGGAGTAGCACAGTTTAGCTTTGCTTCAGGTCTCCAAAAGTCTGCAGAAGATTCTCCAGCAGCAGACTTGTCCAAGGGGGCAGTGTCCGGCAGTTTGTTCAAGCCTCCTGAACCGAGCCCCAAGCAGGCCTTCTCTGTTCCGCAGTCCAGTTCTATTGCCTCAGCTTCGCCTACGTCCTTCGGTAGTCTCCTTGCAGCTTCTCCAGACTCCTCAGAGGAACCAAAAGTTTCCCCACAACCTTCAGAACCCCCACCACCCCTTGAAAACAAACCTGCTACTGGACCAGTTGTAGAGAGCGCCAGTCCCCTTGTAGTATCTGAGCCTGCAGCACGAATCACAGCAGTCACAGTTCCAGCACCAACACCTGTACCTCTTTTGACCACAACAGCCCCTACCGCAAACTTTTCCCCCTCCGTCAATGCACCAACTGAAGCAACCACTCCAGCACCAGCCAGTGCAGCTCCCACAATAGAAGCCACCCCAGACGGCACCACCTCCATTGCTCCTGTGCCCACTCCCGCTGTGGCCACCCCTGCTGTAGCACCTGTCTCCCAGGTAGCTCCAATAGCGTTCCAGGTGCCCAGTTTTGACAAACCAGGTTCCATTTTTACTCAACCTGCTCCTGCAACAACAGACAGCAGTTCCCTTGGCATTATACCAGTCGTCAGCACAGTTGCCGCTACAGCCACCACTCCCACCACTGAGGTTTACGGTACAGCAACTACAGCTGGAGGCACTGTGTTTGGACAACTTGTTGCTTCTCCAGCCCCAGCACCCCCCTCAGATCCGGCATCCACAGGTTTTGGCTCAACTGCCTTTGGTGCATCGACTGGAACTGGTTTTGGCAAATCTGTGTTTGGCCAGGTGAGTGGCTTTGGTCAGCCTGCCAGCAACACCGAACCATCCAGTGGCTTTTCTTTTGGCCAATCAGCCTTTGGAGCTGGTTCCAACAGTGCGAATACTGTAGGAGGTGCTTTTGGTGCTGCTACTGCTACCAATGCCAGTTCCTTCTCCTTTGGCACAAGCAGTGCCAACACAGCCAGCAGCACTGGCACAGGACTGTTTGGTCAAACCACAGCACCAGCATTTGGCCAGAGCTCAGGATTTGGGCAAGGGTCTGTGTTCGGGAGTAACACCACCACGTCCTCATCTACAGGATTCAGCTTTGGACAGCCGTCCG CATTTGGCTCTTCCGCTCCTCTTCCGCCACCTGCGTTTGGCCAACAAGCCGGCACTGGAAGTGTATTTGGACAG cagcagccatcaTCTGGTGGGACTCTGTTTGGCTTAAATCCAGCCAATCCAGCGGGCTCTCCTGCCGGCGGAGGGTTCTTCACCGGCCTTGGAGGAAAACCGAGCGAAGAAGCTGCCAACAAGAACCCATTCGGCACCAATGCCCCCACCGGAGGGTTTGGGCAGCCTGCTCAGACAG GTACCAACAGTCTGTTTGGGAGTACCGGTGCCAAGGGATTTGGCTTTGGACAGCCCTCCTTTGCTGAGCAGAAAGCTAGTGGGACCTTCACCACTGGTGCAGGGAGTGTCGCAGCCCAGGGATTTGGCTCCTTCGCTAGTCCGACAAAAGCAG GTGCTTTTGGCAGCGCTCCGGTGTTTGGGAATGCTCCTTCCTTTGGTAGTTCCCAGGCATTTGGTGCTGGAGCAGCATTTGGCTCGAGCCCTTCCTTCCCCAACAACATGGTTCCCTCAGCTGGTAAAGTGTTTGGAGAGGGAACGACGGCTTCCAGTATGGGAGGATTTGG GTTTGCGTCACCGCCCAGCGGCCCGTCCTTCGGTGCTctagccaatcagagcgctCCATCGTTCGGGGGCCTGGCCCAACAAGGCCCTGGGTTTGTAAATCAACCCAGCAGCTTCTCAGGCTTTGCACAACAGCCCCAGGCGGGAG GATTCTCTGGAAACGCCTTTGGATCTACAAACCA ATCAAGTCCACAAACATTTGCCAGTTGGAGAAGCTAG